In Fusarium oxysporum f. sp. lycopersici 4287 chromosome 2, whole genome shotgun sequence, a genomic segment contains:
- a CDS encoding oxidoreductase, whose product MAFPPLPETLFHSSPLLLINSTTTTEYQYPFIQHSSFIKITIMGSVEANGHPKVFINVGAKNVPFYTPIQDPPAGTPWDVQPEGSLFSPLKLRGLTLHNRIIVSPMCQYSAKDGYMTPWHKQHLGSFAARGPGLIITEVNAVSPEGRISPQDAGIWEDGQLEPLKEIVDFVHSQGARIAIQMGHAGRKASTVVPWLDRKNTAVKEAGGWPDEVVAPSAIPYSPESLTPREMTSDDIARFKQDWVAAVKRALKAGFDAIEIHAAHGYLLNAFLSPASNQRTDQYGGSFENRIRILLEIVQLTRDIVPEDFPLLVRMPGTDYLEFDSSLPQWHIEEAAKLGQILAANGIDLIDISGGGLDSRQKITSAPGYQVPYASAVKKAVKDTGVAVTSVGMITSGKQAQGYLSDGSVDAVLVGRGFLKDPNLVWHWADELDVDIHVASQYGWGFGMTRTHRHRKH is encoded by the exons ATGGCCTTCCCTCCTTTACCAGAAACCCTCTTCCACTCAAGCCCATTACTCTTAATCAACTCTACCACTACCACTGAATACCAATATCCTTTCATACAACATTCCAGTTTTATCAAGATAACAATCATGGGTTCAGTCGAAGCAAACGGCCATCCTAAAGTCTTCATCAATGTCGGAGCCAAAAAT GTCCCCTTCTACACTCCTATCCAAGACCCTCCTGCAGGAACCCCATGGGATGTTCAACCCGAAGGCAGCCTATTCTCCCCCCTAAAACTACGAGGTCTAACGCTCCACAATCGTATCATCGTATCACCAATGTGCCA ATACTCTGCTAAGGATGGCTACATGACCCCATGGCACAAACAGCACCTCGGAAGTTTCGCCGCACGTGGCCCTGGACTCATCATCACGGAAGTAAATGCCGTGTCACCAGAGGGACGAATCAGCCCTCAAGATGCCGGTATCTGGGAAGATGGACAGCTTGAGCCTCTGAAAGAGATTGTGGATTTCGTTCATAGCCAGGGTGCAAGAATTGCTATTCAGATGGGTCATGCGGGAAGAAAAGCGAGTACTGTTGTGCCCTGGCTGGATCGCAAGAACACAGCTGTCAAAGAG GCTGGTGGCTGGCCTGACGAAGTGGTTGCACCAAGTGCAATTCCCTACAGTCCAGAGTCTCTAACTCCCAGGGAGATGACAAGCGATGACATTGCCAGATTCAAGCAAGATTGGGTTGCTGCTGTGAAAAGGGCACTCAAGGCTGGCTTTGAT GCCATCGAAATCCACGCTGCACATGGATATCTCCTAAACGCATTCCTCTCCCCAGCCTCAAACCAACGAACAGATCAATACGGAGGATCTTTCGAAAACCGCATTCGTATCCTTCTCGAGATTGTTCAACTCACTCGCGATATCGTCCCCGAGGACTTTCCCCTTCTTGTCCGCATGCCAGGAACAGATTACCTCGAGTTTGATTCATCTTTGCCACAGTGGCACATCGAAGAAGCCGCAAAGCTCGGACAAATCCTCGCCGCAAACGGTATTGATCTGATTGATATCTCAGGCGGTGGTTTGGATAGTCGTCAGAAGATCACTTCTGCCCCCGGGTATCAAGTCCCGTATGCTTCTGCCGTGAAGAAAGCTGTCAAAGATACCGGAGTTGCTGTGACTTCAGTGGGGATGATCACCTCTGGAAAGCAAGCTCAGGGTTATCTGAGTGATGGCTCTGTAGACGCTGTGTTGGTGGGACGAGGGTTCCTCAAGGACCCCAATCTTGTCTGGCACTGGGCGGATGAGCTGGATGTTGACATCCACGTCGCTTCTCAAT ATGGATGGGGTTTCGGAATGACCCGTACTCACCGACATAGAAAGCACTAA
- a CDS encoding Cu2+-exporting ATPase (At least one base has a quality score < 10), whose amino-acid sequence MGCDCCGPPASAAESVTAETPPPSGIGSCKDACCDGDDAATEVKDEEPVNKEPADDCCASGSCEKPNKDDAPECCRGKTSPCCNASCIDRIAIRECELSASHKPDATGCGSSSSSCNGAADGKACSKHSLSALDRYGATLKALGCICRALIALGQESCCETKGRSAIAKQCSKKSSSRSLIRTSTDSCCSTGSVTKEKAAQNRLRLRNGSNESTRSAKQPSVKESCTKSCCSVVRPDQEATPKNCISSCCSVDNGKSNCPEPKPVKDKDKDGCSGGCCSKKAAPKVQPTEKSCVSKCCSNGELSKKAAENDGCPDKCCTSQPKEPSTAKNRLMAEVEKSNCTKSCCDEEIAAIVKELPKSTCVSSRCKPAEKIVTKSSDSCADSCCEKAPSVTCRDSPADACCVSTPPDKGMKVETTQNPEDIENQATGKEHVVLSISGMTCTGCETKLNRTLATVPAVNDLKTSLVLSRAEFNMDLRLGSVDEVIKHLERTTEFKCERLQTKGSSLEFIVNGSTSEFIVQTWPEGVLDMSLVDKDTVRVSFDPKIVGARDLAERSWDPPVKLAPPRGDSSLEAGSKHVRHVGYTTLLSAVLTIPVLVMAWAPLREKEVAYSSASVALATIVQVVVAGPFYPKAIKALVFSRVIEMDLLIVLSTSAAYVFSVVSFGYLIAGKPLSTGQFFETSTLLVTLIMVGRWVAALARQKAVESISIRSLQSSTAILVDEKADTEREIDARLLQYGDVFKVLPDTRIPTDGTVMSGSSEVDESMLTGESKSVEKHFKSVVIAGSINGPGVMTVRLNRLPSDNTINAIAAMVDEAKLSKPKLQDLADRVASYFVPVVVALTIITFVIWVAIGITVRGYGGSKATTEAITYAIAVLIVSCPCAIGLAVPMVIVIMSGVAAERGIIFKSADAIEVAHKTSHVVFDKTGTLTQGKLSVVANECIDESTLPLLLGLIENSRHPVSMAVTGYLKGIGIEPSVVDDPKSLTGKGVEAVVKGQKLKAGNSTWLNLSDDHLVQPMLSQGHTVFCFIINDKLQAVYSLQDEPRKDAFATVEALHIRGISVHVVSGDDDIAVQSLASKLNIPRDNVRSRTSPSGKRDYIQTLLGTSTNRKKPVVVFCGDGTNDAVALAQATIGVHMNEGTDVAQSAADVVLMRPALSGIITTIDASRKSVNRIKFNFCWSFVYNTFAVLLAAGAFVNARIPPEYAGLGELVSVLPVILAAVLLRWSKI is encoded by the exons ATGGGATGCGACTGCTGTGGCCCTCCAGCATCAGCTGCGGAGTCGGTCACCGCTGAGACACCTCCTCCAAGCGGTATCGGAAGTTGCAAGGATGCTTGCTGCGATGGAGATGACGCTGCGACTGAAGTTAAGGATGAAGAGCCAGTGAATAAAGAACCGGCTGATGATTGCTGTGCTTCTGGTAGCTGTGAGAAGCCGAACAAGGATGACGCACCGGAATGCTGCCGCGGAAAAACAAGCCCATGCTGCAATGCTTCTTGCATTGACCGGATCGCCATACGAGAGTGCGAGCTGAGTGCTTCTCACAAGC CGGATGCAACGGGTTGCGGCAGCTCTAGCTCCAGCTGCAATGGCGCAGCCGACGGCAAGGCATGCAGCAAGCACAGTCTATCTGCTCTCGACCGCTATGGTGCAACTCTGAAGGCACTCGGATGTATCTGCCGCGCTCTCATTGCTCTGGGTCAAGAGTCTTGCTGTGAGACCAAAGGCCGCTCTGCTATCGCCAAGCAATGCTCCAAGAAGTCGTCTTCCCGCTCTCTGATCCGCACATCAACGGACTCTTGCTGCAGCACCGGCTCTGTTACGAAAGAAAAGGCTGCGCAGAACCGTCTTCGCTTGCGAAATGGTTCCAATGAGAGTACCAGGTCCGCCAAACAGCCCTCTGTCAAGGAGAGCTGCACTAAGTCGTGCTGTTCCGTTGTTAGACCCGACCAAGAAGCAACCCCTAAGAATTGTATCAGCTCATGCTGTTCGGTGGATAACGGCAAATCCAACTGTCCTGAACCTAAGCCggtcaaagacaaagacaaggacGGCTGTTCTGGTGGATGTTGTTCCAAGAAGGCTGCACCCAAGGTTCAACCCACTGAAAAGAGTTGTGTCAGCAAATGCTGCAGCAATGGTGAACTTTCCAAGAAAGCTGCTGAAAACGACGGGTGTCCCGATAAATGCTGCACCAGTCAGCCCAAAGAACCCTCTACTGCTAAGAATAGGTTGATGGCTGAAGTTGAAAAGAGCAACTGCACCAAGTCCTGCTGTGACGAGGAAATAGCGGCGATCGTCAAGGAGCTGCCCAAGTCCACCTGTGTAAGTTCCCGCTGCAAGCCAGCTGAGAAAATTGTCACCAAATCTTCCGACAGCTGTGCCGATTCTTGCTGCGAGAAGGCTCCATCTGTCACCTGTCGAGACTCTCCGGCGGATGCTTGTTGCGTTTCTACGCCGCCCGATAAGGGAATGAAGGTCGAAACAACTCAAAATCCCGAAGATATAGAGAATCAGGCAACAGGAAAAGAGCATGTGGTTCTTAGCATCTCCGGCATGACATGTACTGGCTGTGAGACTAAGCTCAACAGAACTCTCGCTACAGTCCCAGCTGTCAATGATCTGAAGACCAGTCTCGTTCTCTCGCGTGCCGAGTTCAACATGGATCTGAGGCTTGGTTCAGTTGATGAGGTTATCAAGCATCTTGAACGAACCACTGAGTTCAAATGTGAAAGACTTCAGACGAAGGGATCTAGCTTGGAATTCATCGTGAATGGCAGCACGTCTGAGTTTATTGTCCAAACATGGCCTGAAGGAGTTCTGGATATGAGTCTTGTCGACAAAGATACTGTTCGAGTCTCATTCGATCCCAAGATCGTCGGAGCGCGAGACCTTGCTGAAAGATCTTGGGACCCTCCAGTTAAACTTGCTCCTCCTCGTGGTGATTCGTCACTTGAAGCAGGTAGTAAACATGTTCGCCATGTTGGCTACACTACTCTCTTGTCTGCTGTTCTGACAATTCCTGTTCTGGTCATGGCTTGGGCTCCGCTTCGTGAGAAAGAGGTCGCATACTCTTCGGCTTCCGTGGCTTTGGCCACCATTGTTCAGGTTGTAGTTGCTGGGCCTTTCTACCCCAAAGCCATCAAGGCTTTAGTCTTTTCTAGAGTCATTGAGATGGACTTGTTGATTGTTTTGAGCACAAGTGCAGCCTACGTCTTTTCGGTTGTTTCATTCGGCTACCTCATTGCTGGCAAACCGCTTTCGACTGGCCAGTTCTTCGAAACTTCTACTCTGCTAGTTACGTTGATCATGGTCGGACGATGGGTTGCGGCCCTTGCCCGCCAGAAGGCAGTTGAGTCCATCTCTATCCGATCACTCCAGTCCTCGACTGCCATTCTGGTTGACGAGAAGGCCGACACAGAGCGGGAGATAGACGCCAGACTTCTTCAGTACGGCGATGTCTTCAAGGTTCTACCAGATACTAGGATCCCGACAGATGGAACAGTCATGAGTGGGTCGTCTGAGGTCGATGAATCGATGCTTACAGGCGAGTCGAAATCCGTGGAGAAGCATTTCAAAAGTGTTGTCATTGCAGGTTCCATCAATGGCCCAGGAGTCATGACAGTTCGCCTCAACCGCCTGCCTAgtgacaacaccatcaacgcGATTGCTGCGatggttgatgaagccaagctTTCAAAGCCCAAGTTGCAGGATCTAGCAGACCGAGTGGCCTCATATTTCGTCCCCGTGGTTGTTGCGTTGACTATTATTACTTTTGTTATTTGGGTTGCGATCGGCATAACAGTCCGTGGTTATGGTGGTTCTAAGGCAACTACAGAGGCAATCACCTACGCCATCGCTGTTCTTATCGTATCCTGTCCCTGTGCGATCGGCCTGGCAGTTCCAATGGTCATAGTGATCATGAGTGGAGTCGCAGCAGAAAGAGGTATCATCTTCAAATCTGCAGATGCTATCGAAGTTGCTCATAAGACATCCCACGTTGTTTTTGACAAGACTGGGACTTTGACTCAGGGAAAGCTTTCTGTCGTTGCAAATGAGTGTATCGATGAAAGtactcttcctctccttttGGGTCTGATCGAGAACAGTCGTCATCCAGTCTCCATGGCTGTGACGGGCTACCTCAAGGGTATTGGCATTGAACCTTCGGTTGTGGATGATCCCAAGAGTTTGACCGGCAAAGGTGTCGAAGCGGTCGTAAAAGGACAAAAGCTGAAAGCTGGAAACTCTACCTGGCTTAATCTCTCAGATGATCATCTTGTTCAGCCTATGCTTTCTCAGGGTCATACCGTCTTTTGTTTCATAATCAACGACAAGTTGCAAGCTGTGTACAGTCTTCAAGACGAACCTCGAAAGGATGCCTTTGCAACGGTTGAAGCCCTGCATATTCGAGGCATTTCAGTTCATGTTGTTTctggcgatgatgatataGCTGTTCAAAGCCTGGCATCCAAGCTGAACATCCCACGAGACAATGTCCGCTCAAGAACTTCACCATCTGGAAAGAGGGACTATATCCAAACTCTCCTCGGTACCTCCACTAATCGCAAGAAACCAGTTGTCGTCTTCTGTGGCGACGGTACAAACGATGCAGTAGCACTCGCCCAAGCCACCATCGGTGTTCACATGAACGAAGGCACAGATGTAGCACAGTCCGCAGCAGACGTCGTTCTTATGCGTCCCGCTCTAAGTGGCATTATCACTACGATAGACGCGAGTCGAAAGTCTGTCAACCGCATCAAGTTCAACTTCTGCTGGAGCTTTGTGTACAACACTTTTGCCGTTCTTCTCGCTGCTGGTGCTTTCGTCAATGCCAGAATTCCACCAGAGTATGCGGGTCTTGGAGAACTGGTGAGCGTTTTGCCGGTCATTCTTGCGGCTGTGCTTCTGCGTTGGTCGAAGATCTAG